GACCTTGAGGATCTCGATCATCTCGAGCATGCCGCGACTGGCCGCGTACACAGCGCCCGACCATGACCAGGCACGCGGATCGCCCTCGTCGCCGACCTCGGCGACCTTGGAGAGGTCCACCGAGCCGACCAGGTCGGCGATGTCCGCCGTGGTCGGATCATGCGGCGCGTAGGTGCCGATGCCGACCCGCGAAGCCTCGGACAGGAACACCCGCTCCACCGGGAACTTCATGAAGTCGCCGCGGAACTCCTCCTCGAGGCGAACCCGGCTGTAGGGCGACAGCTCACCGCAGATCTCCACGCCGTAGGTTTCGCGGAACCGCCCGCGCATGCTGGCCGGCACCAGGTTCAGGGGCGACTCGTGCAAAGGCGAGTCCTGCAGCGCGTAGAGCGCGCCAGCGTCCGTATGGCTGTACTCCTCCAGCCCCCGCTTCATCAGGATCACGGCCGAGGACTTGCCGCCGGAAGGCGGCCCGAGGAGCAGCAGCAGGCGACGGCCCACGTCGGAGCCGGCGCTCGCGGCCTTGAAGTACTCGACGACGCGGTCGAGCGCATCGTCGATACCGTAGAGCTCGTTGGTGAACAGATCCTTCGGATTGCCGGCGGGAACCTCGCCGCCACGTCGCTCGGTGCGATACCAGGCGAGCATGTCGTAGAGGTACTGATGGCTGGAGCGGACGAACTGCTGCGGCGTGGCCGGATAGACATCACGCAGGAAGTCGGCGAAAGTCCCGCGCCAGCGGGAAGCCTTGTGCTGGCCAGCGAAGGTCGCGAGTTCCGCGATCAGGTTGCCGCTGTGCCCTTCGACTGCGTCGCGCCTGGAGTCCGTTGCGCTCGTCATGCTCGATCTCCCTGGAGTTTACGAACGGCCGTCGATACGCCCTGCCCTGATTGTTTTTGTTACCGCCCTGCGGCTCAGCTGTCTCTTTTGACGCCCGATCCCACCCATTAAGTTCAAAACACCCGCATGCGCAGACTGTTCCCGCATTGAACAGAAGTCTGTGAGGACAATCACAGTCCCGTTAACTTTTGAACATAACCGCAGCCGCCTACAAGATCGCACAAACGGCGGTAAACGGCTCGTTGCACTGCGTCAGCGGTCGCGAGAGTCCCCGCGGTTTTCTGCCTACTCGGTCCGCAGCGCATCGACCGGGTCGAGCGCCGCCGCGCGCTGTGCCGGCAGCACCCCGGCCGCCAGGCCGATGACGATCGCGATCGCCTCGGCAGCAAACGCATACGGGACCGAGAAACCGATCGGCAGGGCGGGAACGAGGATGCCGAGCAGGACCACGGTAGCCGCGCCGGCCAGCAATCCGCCGACGCCGCCAAGACCGGCAAGCACCATGGACTCGCCGAGGAAAATCGACCGTACCTGCCCGCGGCCGGCACCGACGGCACGCAGCAGGCCGATCTCGGCGGTGCGCTCGCGCACCGCGATCGTCATGATGGTGAAGATCCCCACCCCGCCCACGAGCAGCGAGATGCCGCCGAGCGCGGCCACGGCAAAGGTCACCACGTCGAGGACCGAGCCCAGCACGTCGAGCATCTGCTGCTGCGTGGTGATGGTCACGTCGAGCCCGCCGTGGCGGGCGACGATCATGCGCTCGATGCCGTGCACGACTTCCCTGGCGGAGACGGCCTTGTCGTAGAGCACGTCGATCTCGAACAGGCCCTGCCGATTGTAGAGCTCGAGTGCCCGCGCCGCCGGAATGTACACGGCGTCATCGAGATCGAAGCCGAGCACCTGTCCCTTCGATTCCATCACGCCGATGACGCGGTAACGCTCGCCGCCGACGCGGATCACCTCGCCGAGCGGGTTTCGCTCGCCGAACAGCTCGTCGCGGACCTTCGATCCGAGCACGGCCAGGGGACGCGGCGAACGCGGGTCGTCTGATGGCAGGAACTCGCCCAGCGCGACACGGAACGAGAAGGCGGCGGGCATCTCCGCGCCGACGCCGCTGATGTTGGTGTGGCGTTCCCGACCGCCGGCTTCCACGGACGCGGTGCCCTGCACCACGGGCACCGTGTTCGTCACGAAGGGTACGCGCTTGAGCGCCTCCGCATCGTCAATGGTGAGCGGACGCACCGTTCCGAAGATCCCGGTCGCCGCGCCGAAGGTCGTGCTGCGCCCGGGGTTGATGGCTATGATGTTGGTGCCGAACTGGGTGAACTGCGAGAGCACGTAGTGCTGCAGCCCCGCACCGATCGAAGTGAGCAGCACCACCGCGGTCACGCCGATGCCGATGCCGAGCGCCGTAAGCGCACTGCGCAGCCGGTGAGACAGGGCAGAGTGCGTGATGAACCGCAGCAGGTCGCCGAAACCCATGCTCAGCGGCCCGCCAGGGCGGCGATCGGATCGAGGCGTGCAGCGCGCCGTGCCGGCAGGATGCCGAACAGCAGGCCACAGCCGACCGCAACCGCAAACGCGCCGGCCACCGCCCAGAGCGGCGGGCGGAAATCGAGGGCCGGGTACAGCACCTGCATCAGGCCGACCGCGGCGTAGCCGAGCCCGGTGCCGGCGATCGCACCAAACATCGACAGGATCACCGCCTCGGTGATGAACAGGCGTGTGACCTCGCTGCGATTCGCGCCGAGCGCCTTGAGCAGGCCGATCTCGCGCGTGCGCTGGCTCACCGCCACCAGCATCACGTTCATGATGAGCACGCCGGCCACCACCAGACTCACCGAAGCGATTCCGGCCAGCGCGGCCGTGAGCGCCCCGAAGATCTCGTCGAAGGTGGCGAGCACCGAGTCCTGCGTGATCACGGTCACGTCCTCGATGCCGCGGTGCCGCTCCCGCATGATCGCGATGATGTCGCGCTTTGCACGCAGCACGGCCTCGCGATCGCTCGACTGCACCAGCACACGGAACAACCCCGGCACATTCAGCAACTGCTGTGCCGAGGAAACCGGCATGATCACCAGCTCGTCCACGTTGACCATCACCGAGATGCCCTGCTCGACGAGCACGCCGGCAACCCGGCAGCGCCGGTCGCCAACCCGCAACCACTGGCCAACCGCCGCCTGGCCCGCGAACAGCTCCCTGGCGATGACGTGGCCGATCACGCACTCGGGCGAGGCGCGGTCCCAGTCCTGCTGGCGCAGGAACTTGCCGATTGCGACCTGCCAGTGACGCACCTCCAGCAGCTCGGCGGTGGCGCCCATGATCGTGATGTCGCGCTCGAGCCCGGCATGGGATACCGTCGCCGCCCCGACCACGAGCGGCGCGACTTTCTCCACCGCGGGGCTGCGCAGCAGCGCCCGGGCGTCGTCGAGCGTGATGTCGCGCGGCGACTCCCCGGCCATCAGGCCGGGCCCCATGCCCGAGGTCTCGATCTTGCCCGGTAGCACCACGAGCAGATGTGTGCCAAGCGACTGGAATTCGCCGGCGACGAAGCGACGCGCTGCCTCGCCGAGCGAAGTCAGCATCAGCACCGCGCTGACGCCGATCGCCGTGGCGAGCAGCATCATCGCCGTGCGCAGGGGATAACGCAGCAGAGCGCTCGCAGCCACCCGCGTGCAATCGACGAAGGTCATTCAGCCACCGCTGCGCACATCTTCGACCACGCGCCCGTCGCGCAGGCGCAACCGCCGGCCGGCCCGACCACCGATCTGCGGGTCATGGGTCACCACGATCAGGGTGAGGCCCCGGGCGTTGAGTGTCTCCACGATCTTCACGATTTCCGCTCCCGCGGACGTATCGAGGTTGCCGGTGGGCTCGTCAGCGAGCAGCAGCTTCGGCTCCATCACGATGGCGCGGGCGATCGCCACACGCTGGCGCTCGCCGCCGGAGAGCTGGTCGGGGCGGTGATCCCGCCGGACCGCGAGACCGACGCCCTCCAGGGCCCTGCGGCCGCGTGCGTCGCGCTCGGCGGGCGGCACGCCCGCAAGCAGCATCGGCAACTGCACGTTCTCCAGCGCCGTCATGCGCGGCACGAGATGGAACGACTGGAAGACGAAGCCGATCTGCCGCTGGCGGGTCACCGCCAGCTCGTCGTCGGACATCGTGGACGTGTTGACGTCGTCGAGCCAGTAGGCGCCGGCGGTCGGCGTGTCGAGGAGCCCGAGGACATTGAGCAGCGTGGACTTGCCCGAGCCCGAGGACCCCATGATCGAGAGATACTCGCCGGCGGCAATCTGCAGGTTCACGTCGTCGAGCGCGCGTACCAGCGACTCGCCCACATGGAAGATACGCGTGAGACCCTCGAGCCGGATCATGGTCGATCGGACCGCGCGCCTACTCGCGCACGGCCCGGACGCCGTCGCCGACGCCTTCGCGGTCCACCGACAGCACCACCAGCTCGCCTTCCTGCAGGCCTTCCAGCACCTCGGTGAACTCCCAGCTCGCGACACCAGTCTTGACTTCCCGCCGGTGCAGCACGCCGGCCGCCTCATCGAGGACCAGCACCCGGCTGCCGTCGATGACCGCCGGGGTCGGGACACGCAGCGTGTTCTCACGTGTATCGAGGATCACCTCCACGTCCGCGCTGTAGCCGGGCATCAGGTTGCTCGCCTGCGGGTTCTCGATCTCGGCCTCGATCTCGACCGTGCGCGCCTGCTTCTCGGTATCGAGCACGTAGGGAGCAACGCGCCGCACGAAACCCGGAAACTTCCGTCCCGGAAAGGCATCGAGGCTGATCAGCGCGCGCTGGCCGGCCTTCACCGCCGGGGCATCGACCTCGTCGATCGGGGCGCTGATGTACAGGCAGCTCGTGTCCACCACGTCCACGGTGGGTGGCGTCGGGATTCCGACCGGCGAGGGCGTCACGAACTCGCCGAGCTCGCCGTTGATCTCCGCGACCACGCCGTCGAAGGGCGCCCGCAGTATGGTGCGGTCGAGGCTGGCGCGCGCGACCTCCACCCGCGCCTCCGCGACCCGCGCGCTCTCGCGCGCGGCCTTGCATGCCGCCACCTGGGCCCCGGCTTCACCCACTGCCTTCTCGGCAAGCTCGACGGCGATCAGCTTCTGCTCGCGCAGCAGCGCGGCGCGACCGGCCTCACGCTCGGCCACCTCCGCCCTGACGCAGGTCTCGGTCACCCGCGCCTGGGTGGCCACCCGGTCGCGTTGCTGCAGTTCGAGCTGCGCGCGCAGGTCATCGTTCCAGAGCTCGAGTAACACGTCGCCCTTCTTCACGGCGTCGCCTTTGCGCACGGGCAGCCGCGCGATCTGCCCGCCCAGCGGCGGCGCGAGACGGGCGCGGTTGCAGGCGTCCACGGTGCCGGCCCGCGTGTTGGCGACCGTAGCGGCCACCGTGCCGCGCTCGACCTTCGCCACCACCACCCGCAGCGGCCGGGGACGCGCGATCCATGCCGCTGCCGCCGCCGCAATGGCAACGAGCAGCACGACGATGACCAGATTTCTCGGTACGCTGCGCTTGGCCACGGGATACTCCGCACGAACAGGCGCGCAAGTATAAGGCCGCCCGTAACCCCACGACGCCGCATGGTGGGGTCATGGACCCGCAGCAGTTCCGCCCTAACCTGTCAGGAGGCGATGCCCCTGGCGGCAGTGCCGGCCAGCCACCGCGCAGCGAAATCCTGCGCCGGCAACGGCGCGTCGAAGTGATAGCCCTGCCCGATGTCGCAGCCGACGGCCGCGATGGCGGCGAGCGTGCCGGCATCCTCGATGCCTTCGGCAACCACGGTGAGATCCACGGCGTGCGCCAACTGCGCAATGGACGCCACGATATCGCGGTCGCGCGGATTCTCCGTGACGCGCGCAACGAAACTGCGGTCCACCTTGAGCTCGTCGGCAGGCAGGTCGCGCAGATAGGCCAGGCTCGAATAGCCGGTGCCGAAATCGTCGATCGACGTGCGCACGCCGATCTGGCGCAACCGTTCGAGCGTGCGCGCACTGGCAGCGGGATTCTGCATCAGCGAGCTCTCGGTCAGCTCGAGCGTGAGCTGGGCAGCCGGCAGGTTCCAGATGCCGAGCGCGTCCTCCACCATCTCGACGAGTTCGGGGTCTTCGAGGTTGCCACTCGCCAGGTTGACCGCGACACCGACGTCCGCCTGGCTCCGGGCCCAGCCGGCCGCCTCACGCAGCGCGGAGTTGAGCACGAAACGCAGCAGCGTGCGAATGCCCCGCGAGTGCTCGATGGCGCCCATGAAATGTCCCGGTGCGATGATGCCGACGCCGGGCTTGCGCCACCGCACCAGCGCCTCTGCGCCGGCGAGCCGGCTCGTCGCCAGGCTGACCTGCGGCTGGAAGTGAAGCTCGAATTCGCCGGAACGCAGCGCCTCCTCCACGTCGAACCAGGTATGGCGCGTCTCCGGCTTGTCGGTGTCGATGAGTGCATTCGTGAACAGCACATGGGGTGCATCCCGCTGGCGCGCGATGTCCAGGGCGGTCTCACACTGGCGCAGCAACTCCTCCCCGTTGGCGGCCGGCTCCGGCATCAGCGAGATGCCGATGCGGGCCTTTACGCAGGCGCGCCCGGACCCGATCGACACCGGCTCGGCGGCCGCGCGCGTCACGCTCTCGGCCGCCAGCATCGCATGGCCTTCGTGCAGCGGGTTGTGCAGCAGCAGCGCGAAGGTGCGGCCGTTCACTTCGAACACGCAGTCCTGCGCACGGGCGATGCCGCGCAGCCGGCCGGCGAACTCCTGCAGCACCTTGTCGCCACCGAGGTAGCCGAACCGGCCGTTCACCGCATCCAGGCCCGACAGTTGTATGACCATCAGGCCGACGGTTGCGACCCCCGGCGTGGTGCGCATGCGGTCGATCTCCCGCAGCAGCAGCGAGTAGCGGAACTGGGTGGCGGTGTTGTCGGGGGGCGCCTGGGACATATGCGCCGAATCAACCGATGAAGTAGTTCTTCGGATCAAGGCCGAAGGCGCCGGTCTCGTGACCGCGGACGATCCAGAGCGCATTGGCCTCGTGCTCATCGCTCGGGAGCCGCCGCAGGTCGACGGTGCGATACTCCCGCAACGGCTTTTGTTCCGCGTCGAGGACTACCATGACCTTTGGCCGCAGCCGCCGGATGCGGTTCTGCTCGACGACGATGCCGACCTCGCCGGTATTCATTTCGACGATGCTGCCGGTCGGAAACATGCCGAGCGCCTGCACGAACTGCTCGACCATCTCCTTCTGGAACTTGACCCCGGCCATCGAATTCAGCTCCCGGATTGCATCGTAAGGCGATTTCGCCTTCGCCCAGGGCCGGTGGCTGGTCATCGCGTCGTAGCAATCGACCAGGCCGCCAATACGCGCAAACACGGGTATGTCGGCGCCCTTCAGGCTCGCGGGATACCCGGAGCCGTCATGGCGCTCGTGATGGCCCTCGACCATGGCAAGCACGTCGGCGTTGATGCCCGGGGTCAGCTTGAGCATGTCGAGGCCGTAGGTGACATGCCTGGTGACGGTGAAGAACTCCGCCTCGGAGAGCGCGCCGGCGCGGGCCATCATCTCCTCGGGCAGCTTCGCCTTGCCGATGTCGAGCAGGATGCCCCCCATCGCAAGCGTATCGAGGCCCTGCCGATCAAAACCCAGGTGACGACCGAGGATCACCGCCCAGACCGAGGAGGCAATGGAGTGGTGGTAGGTGTATTCGTCGCGCTTGCGCAGGTAGACCAGCCAGGCCATTGCATCCTGGTTGCGCAGGATGCTGTCGATCATCGGCCGGACGGCCGTCTGCACTTTCTCCACGTCCACGCCCGCTCCCTTGCGAACATGGACCAGCACCTCCTGCATGGTGACGACGGCCGAGTCGTAGCTGCGGATGGCCTGGGGTGCCTCCTTGCGGGTAGGCACCGTGTTGCGGTACTCGCGGTGACGGTTGAACTTCTGCGCCACCTTGCCGCTCGGGTCGAGCTGCGTGACGGCTTGCATCAGGCGCCCGGCGAACGAGATTCCGCCGGTACGCCCGCTGCCCGGCTGCAGCGGCGGCTCCTGCCCGCCGTTCTCGAGCGCCTTGAGCACCTTCTCCCTGGGAAGGGAACTGCGCCCGACGTCGATGTACACGTGCTTGCAGAACTGCCGCAGCAGCTTCAGCTCGCTGTCCTCGCGTACCTCGAAACCCTGGAACAGGAACGGAGTCTCCAGCCAAGGCCGATCGAGCTGGGCAACGTACATGCCCCGCTCGAGGTTGGCGGTATTGATCTTGCTGCGTTTGAACTGCACCGCGATGGCCCATCCGCGCCGGTCAGGCGTGCGTTCCGGGCATAATAGCCACGGGCCGCCGCGCTTCTGTGGCCGCGGTCACAGTCCGGGCGCGGTGCGCCGGCCCGGCACTGGCAGATCGCCCGCCTGTGAACGCCGTCAACGTTTCGCGCCGGCGTGCGTTGCGTCCGTAAGCAAAGTCTGTAACGAACCCGCCAAGCAGGAAATCACTCGATCATGCGTAATCACATGGCCACCTTCCTCGCCACTCTCCTCCTGTCAGCCTGCTCCGGCACGACCGGGCCGATCATCGACACCCAGGGCGTTGACATGGCGAAGTACCAGCAGGATCTCGCCGAGTGCGAGACCTACGCCACGCAGGTCTCCACGGAGCGGGCCGTCGGCAGGGGTGCCGCCGGCGGCGCCGCGGTGGGTGCCGCGATCGGTGCCATCGCCGGCGGCAACGCGGGCAGGGGCGCCGGTATCGGCGCAGTCAGCGGCGGCGCCCAGTCAGCGCGCATATCCGACCGCGAGAAAGCCGACGTCGTGCGCAACTGCCTGCGCGGACGGGGTTACCGCGTACTGAACTGACCGCGCTCGCGGCTGACGCCGCATCGCCGGCGTAGTGTAAGGAGGCCATGATCTGGCCGTCGCTCCGCAATCCGCTCAACCGCAGCTCACCCCGGTGCCGCCGAGGCCGCAGTAGCCGCCGGGGTTCTTCGCGAGGTACTGCTGGTGGTAATCCTCGGCGTAGTAGAACTCGCCGGCCGGCAGGATCTCCGTGGTGATGGCGCCGAGCCCGGCCCGCTGCAACGCTTCGGCGTAGCGGCGCTGCGAAGCGCGCGCGGCGTCCAGCTGCTCGTCGTCGAAACAGTAGATTCCCGAGCGGTATTGCGTGCCGACATCGTTGCCCTGGCGCATGCCCTGCGTCGGGTCGTGCGCTTCCCAGAACACGCGCAGCAATGCTGCGTAGCTGATTGTCGCCGGGTCGCAGACCACCAGGACGACTTCGTTGTGCCCCGTGAGCCCGCTGCAGACTTCCTCGTAGGTTGGGTTCGGCGTGTAGCCGGCCGCGTATCCGACCGCGGTGGTGTAGACGCCGGGCAATTCCCAGAACCGGCGCTCGGCGCCCCAGAAACAGCCGAGGCCGAACATCGCCTGGCGCATCTGCGGCGGGAACGGCGCCTTGAGCGGATTGCCGTTGACGTAATGCCGCTCCGGCACGCCCATGCGGGCCGCGCGCCCGGGCAGCACTTCATCGCGCGACGGCATCGTGATCTTTTTATTCTCGCGCCACAGCATGTCGGTCACCGCAAACCCGCGGCCAGGGCGATGCTACATTAGCACCTGTCATGACGAGGTGGCGGATGGTCGAGGGCGTCAGCAAGCGCACCACGATGGGTGCGTGCGTCGCACTGTTGCTGGTGAGCACGGCGGCCGCGCTGGATGAGACGCCGGCACCTGCCGCGGAGGATGCCGCCGCCGCGGTGATCGCCCCCGCCACACCGCAGCCAGAAGCCGTCCGGCAGACCTATCTGCGCCTGATGGCGGAAAAGCGCTACACCGAGGCGGCGCAGATCGCGGCACAGCTCGTCGAACTCGACCGGCAGTCGCATGGCGAGCGCAGCCCACAATACGCCGCCTCGCTGAGTGCGCTCGCGCGGGCACAGCTCGCCCTCGGCAACGTCGCCGCAGCGGCGGACAACTTCCGCGCCGCAATTGCGCTGCTCGAGCGGGCCGAGGGGCCGGCCTCCCCGGCCCTGATCGAGCCGCTGGTCGGCCTGGGTGATGCGTATATGAGCAACGGTTTCTATCCGCCGGCCAATGACGCCTACGAGCGGGCGCTGCTCCTGAACCACGCGGCGGCCGGTTTCTACAACCTGGAGCAGGTGCAGATCCTCGATGGGTTGTCGGAGAGCGACCTCGCCCTTGGCGAACTCGCCGATGCGAACGCCCGGCAACGCGCGCAGGTTGCGATCCAGGCGCGGCGCACGGGAGACACGCAGCAGGACCTGGTGCAGGCACTCTACAAGCTGGCGCGCTGGTACAACCGCACCGGCCAGTTCGAGGCGTCCCGGCAGACCTGGCAACAGGCGCGCGCGGTCATCCGCAAGTCCGGCAATCCGGCTGACCCTGCGCAGGTGGAAACCATGATCGGCGAGGCGCTGAGCTATGCCAGCGAGGGTGACGCGCCGACCAGCGTCAGTACGTTGAAGCGGGCACTGGAGCAACTGGACGCCCTGCCGGAGCCCGATCATGCCCGCCGCGCGGAGGTGCTGGTGACGCTCGGCGATCTCTACGTCACCGTCGGGCGCCCGAGAAGCGCCCACCAGGCCTACGAGCAGGCGTGGGCGGAGCTGTCGGCGGAGGAGACACTCAGCGCCAGGCGCGATGAGTATTTCGGCCGGCCGTCGCGCATCACGGGGCCGCGGCTCCCGCGCATCGTCGATGCCGATGGCCGTGAGCAAAGCGTGGTCCGCAGCGACAGCGCGGGTTACGCTCCCGGTTACGTCGTCGCGCGCATGGTGGTGGACGCCGACGGCAGCGCACGCGACATGGCAATCGTCGAGTCCGAACCCGCCGGCCTGCTCGACCAGCAGGTGCTCAAGGCGCTGGCGCGCACGGCCTTTCGCCCGCGCCTGGCCGATGGCACGGCAACGGCCAGCGAGGACGTGCAGTTCCGCCATGAGTTCCGCTACCCGCGCACGGCGAGCGTCGCCCCCACGGAAACGGGCCCTGACCCGGCGCCGGCCGGGGACAAGGGGGCGCCGATCGGATACCCCACAGAGGGCGATGATCACCGCGGCGATTGACGGCGAGTATCGGGCGATGTGTGCGCCCGCTGCCGGCACTGCGCTGCGCGCCGCGCAGCGGCCGATCCCGCAGCCGCGCGATGCCGAAGTGCTGATCCGCGTGCAGGTCTGCGCGGTGTGCCGCACCGACCTGCACCTGCGTGACGGCGAACTGCCCCAGGCCCGCTACCCGGTGGTGCCCGGGCACCAGGCCCTCGGTGAGGTCATCGCCGCTGGCCCGCGCGCCACGCTCGCGCCCGGCGCCTGGGTGGGTGTCGCGTGGCTCGCGTGGACCTGCGGCGAGTGCGAGTTCTGCCGCAGCGGACGCGAGAACCTCTGCGATCGCGCCGAGTTTCACGGCTGTCACCGCGATGGCGGTTTTGCGACCCACATGGTCGCCGACTCGCGCTGGTGCCTGCCGCTCGATCGCAGCCTCGGCACAGCGGAAGCTGCACCGCTCCTGTGCGCAGGCCTGATCGGCTATCGCAGCCTGCGGATGGCGGGTGACGGCCACCGCCTCGGTCTCTACGGCTTCGGTTCGGCGGCACAACTGGTCACGCCGCTAGCCCTGTCGCAGGGCCGCGAGATCTTCGCCTTCACGAGTCCCGGCGACGTCACGGCCCAGGCGTTCGCGCGAGCGGCCGGCGCCCGCTGGGCGGGAGGTTCGGACGAGCCCGCACCGGAACCGCTGGACGCCGCGCTGATCTTTGCACCAGTCGGCTCGCTGGTGCCCAAAGCGCTGCGCGACGTGAAGAAAGGTGGCAGGGTCGTGTGCGGCGGCATCCACATGAGCGACATCCCCGCCTTCCCCTACGCCGACCTGTGGGGCGAGCGGCAGATACTCTCGGTGGCCAATCTCACCCGCGAGGACGGCGCCGGGTTCCTGCAACTCGCCGGGCAGCTGGCGAGCCGCCCGCGCGTGCGCGTCTACCCGCTGTCACAGGCCAACGAAGCGCTCGAGGACCTGCGCCGCGGCGCTTTCAACGGGACGGCAGTGCTGGATTGCTCGTAAGCGCATTTCCCTGCCCCTGGAATTGCGCCTTGCCGCGCCGGATGACCTCGTAGACCTCGCCCGCCCGACCGCCAATGTCGCTGATCAGCGCGGCGGTAACGCCGGCCGTGGCGCGCCGCCACTCCTCGCGCTGCTGCGGCGTCAGCGCATGGACGACGAACCCGAGGCGGTCCGCGGTGGCGAGATCCCCCTCCGTCTGCGCGCGCACGACCGCGCGTGACTGCGCGATCGGCGGGAAGGACTCCTCGAGCAGGCGCCGGTCGGCCGCGGGCAGCTCGTTCCACCAGCGCCTGCGGCTCACGATCAGCGACATGCCGAGCAGGTGGTCGGTGAGCGTCAGGTGGGGCGCCTCACCGGCGATGCCGGTACGCGAGTACAGCGTGACCGAGTTTTCCCCGGCCTCGATCAGGCCGGTCTGCAGCGACGAGATGATATCGCCGAAGCCGAGGGGTATGACGTCGGCACCGATCGCCTCGGCGAACAGCCGCGCGCTCAGGCTCGACGCGATGCGAAAGCGCCGGCCTACCGCGTCCGCCGGCACGAGAATCGGGCGATCGCGGGCGTAGACATTGTGGAAGCCGATCTCGTACCAGGTCACGAGGTGCAGGTCTTTCGCGGCCAGCAGCTCGCGGAACAGCGTGGTCAGATACC
This genomic interval from Gammaproteobacteria bacterium contains the following:
- a CDS encoding tetratricopeptide repeat protein, giving the protein MTRWRMVEGVSKRTTMGACVALLLVSTAAALDETPAPAAEDAAAAVIAPATPQPEAVRQTYLRLMAEKRYTEAAQIAAQLVELDRQSHGERSPQYAASLSALARAQLALGNVAAAADNFRAAIALLERAEGPASPALIEPLVGLGDAYMSNGFYPPANDAYERALLLNHAAAGFYNLEQVQILDGLSESDLALGELADANARQRAQVAIQARRTGDTQQDLVQALYKLARWYNRTGQFEASRQTWQQARAVIRKSGNPADPAQVETMIGEALSYASEGDAPTSVSTLKRALEQLDALPEPDHARRAEVLVTLGDLYVTVGRPRSAHQAYEQAWAELSAEETLSARRDEYFGRPSRITGPRLPRIVDADGREQSVVRSDSAGYAPGYVVARMVVDADGSARDMAIVESEPAGLLDQQVLKALARTAFRPRLADGTATASEDVQFRHEFRYPRTASVAPTETGPDPAPAGDKGAPIGYPTEGDDHRGD
- a CDS encoding zinc-binding alcohol dehydrogenase family protein yields the protein MCAPAAGTALRAAQRPIPQPRDAEVLIRVQVCAVCRTDLHLRDGELPQARYPVVPGHQALGEVIAAGPRATLAPGAWVGVAWLAWTCGECEFCRSGRENLCDRAEFHGCHRDGGFATHMVADSRWCLPLDRSLGTAEAAPLLCAGLIGYRSLRMAGDGHRLGLYGFGSAAQLVTPLALSQGREIFAFTSPGDVTAQAFARAAGARWAGGSDEPAPEPLDAALIFAPVGSLVPKALRDVKKGGRVVCGGIHMSDIPAFPYADLWGERQILSVANLTREDGAGFLQLAGQLASRPRVRVYPLSQANEALEDLRRGAFNGTAVLDCS
- a CDS encoding TRAP transporter substrate-binding protein gives rise to the protein MGIGSIGGPFRPGAGAGSRCCAVAMLACLLLLAACREQDGTLITIGGTTTPNTPGEALWLDFKHRVEQSSDGRIRMRALIYGQIGSEEQLLSGLRRGRIQYANLSAQVVSGVVPELALLYAPFLFESEAEADFVYDRYLTTLFRELLAAKDLHLVTWYEIGFHNVYARDRPILVPADAVGRRFRIASSLSARLFAEAIGADVIPLGFGDIISSLQTGLIEAGENSVTLYSRTGIAGEAPHLTLTDHLLGMSLIVSRRRWWNELPAADRRLLEESFPPIAQSRAVVRAQTEGDLATADRLGFVVHALTPQQREEWRRATAGVTAALISDIGGRAGEVYEVIRRGKAQFQGQGNALTSNPALPSR